The Virgibacillus phasianinus genome includes a window with the following:
- a CDS encoding FIMAH domain-containing protein, producing the protein MVTGLKAGRFVFAIVLTLFFSIAIYSLGLAHVQAKEDSSQQNGLKGDFYISSEPGAFDFSEKKATIVSPNINFGNLNPTLKTLTGQEDDVTVRWTGQIKPEYTEDYTFSMIGDNGFRLWIDNQLVIDHWVNDWDIEQVSEPISLEAGKTYDIKIEYFEDHGGAHLKLNWSSASQEKEIVPNNRLYLPEGFTNEGPISSSVSESGKTIEMNFQSELNEVPENANDHFTTIGNSKPTSISLKEDDPSTLILELDYPITSKDDENLLVTYDGEGQLTKKDGDVLPSFSTMVKNNSTFIISSKWADEVTADNVLPEYPRPQMVREDWMNLNGEWEFQEASEGDDLPAGKTLDEKILVPFAVESRLSGVERHEDHVWYKRNFTIPEGWTGDDILLHFGAVDWKTVVYVNGEEVGSHKGGYDSFDFNITDFLKEGNNELIVEVYDSTSTSRALGKQRLNPGGIFYTSVTGIWQTVWLEPVSNAHIENLKMTPEINEEYLELVVEGSELNGETIETIAYKDGEEVGRATGAVGEEIQIPVPDPRLWSTTDPFLYDLKVKLKDGQNTIDEVSSYFGMREISLGKVDGTLRPLLNGEFVFQMGPLDQGYWPAGLYTAPTDEALKFDIEAAKELGFNMIRKHAKVEPQRFHYWADKLGMLVWQDMPSMFDNNPSDEDAEQFEHEFDEIIKEHYNSPSLIVWTVFNEGWGQYDTERITEWVEDTDPTRLVNNASGWTDKGVGDMIDFHCYVGPCSPTPTDDRIAVLGEYGGLGLHVPGHEWNSNVFNYEMQDSKEQLTNRYLGLIEQIKQYKENSGLSAAVYTQITDVEIEINGLLSYDRKVEKVDFDKLRKAHKELIGQVNVSDLLELINQTQSLLDNAEAGEEPGQYPQDSIDALAAAITKAQDVANKDDATQSEIKNAIHALKDAVSLFKDQINPPIPEGAEVDHFNNGTLAEEWMIYNETEEKKWSLTDVAGKLRLHTSQGDSYQEQNQLKNVFLRGAPSEDFEITTKVTAPINQNHQQAGLFVWEDEDNYVRFGHVWDTIANTGYSLETAKEEGGQYSKAENMVSHPGNDTMYLKIKKEGNLFTTYYWDGSEWVQAADSITASLDDIKIGFYATSTFADDIYADFDYFTIKSPEDVSIESIQTLINEYENGGEIEQPLAKKLSNKLDQAEHQLDKGHINQAIKKMNGFLKHLNNKAMDKFITDNAKENLNKVANKLIDSWK; encoded by the coding sequence TTGGTTACAGGATTAAAAGCTGGCAGATTCGTCTTTGCAATTGTTCTTACTCTGTTTTTTTCAATTGCAATATATTCGCTAGGATTAGCACATGTGCAGGCGAAAGAGGATAGTTCTCAACAGAATGGATTAAAGGGAGACTTTTATATTAGCTCGGAACCCGGAGCCTTTGACTTTTCAGAGAAAAAGGCAACCATTGTTTCTCCGAATATTAATTTTGGAAACTTAAATCCAACGTTAAAAACGTTAACAGGACAGGAGGATGACGTTACAGTAAGATGGACCGGTCAAATTAAACCTGAATACACAGAAGACTATACATTTTCAATGATTGGCGACAACGGCTTTAGACTATGGATAGATAATCAACTAGTTATTGATCACTGGGTAAATGATTGGGACATTGAGCAGGTCAGTGAACCTATTTCTTTAGAAGCGGGAAAAACGTATGACATAAAAATTGAATACTTTGAGGACCATGGGGGCGCGCATTTGAAATTAAATTGGTCCAGTGCCAGTCAGGAGAAAGAAATTGTGCCTAACAATAGATTGTATCTCCCTGAAGGTTTTACTAATGAAGGACCTATCAGCTCAAGCGTTTCCGAAAGCGGAAAAACAATTGAGATGAATTTTCAAAGCGAATTAAATGAAGTCCCGGAAAATGCAAATGATCACTTTACGACAATTGGAAATAGCAAGCCTACATCTATTTCGCTAAAAGAAGATGATCCTTCCACACTTATACTCGAATTGGACTATCCAATTACCAGCAAGGATGATGAAAACTTATTGGTGACTTACGATGGCGAGGGTCAACTAACAAAAAAGGATGGGGATGTGCTTCCTTCATTTAGCACCATGGTAAAAAATAACTCTACCTTTATTATTTCATCAAAATGGGCAGATGAGGTTACGGCTGATAATGTTCTCCCTGAATATCCGCGTCCGCAAATGGTGCGTGAGGATTGGATGAATTTAAACGGCGAATGGGAGTTCCAAGAGGCTTCTGAAGGTGATGATTTACCTGCTGGGAAGACTTTAGATGAAAAGATTCTAGTCCCGTTTGCAGTTGAGTCCAGGTTATCAGGAGTTGAACGCCACGAAGATCATGTGTGGTATAAGCGTAACTTTACTATACCAGAGGGGTGGACCGGTGACGATATCCTATTACATTTCGGTGCAGTTGATTGGAAGACTGTAGTCTATGTAAATGGAGAAGAAGTTGGTTCCCATAAAGGTGGTTATGATTCTTTTGATTTTAACATAACCGATTTCCTTAAAGAAGGAAATAATGAATTAATTGTTGAGGTTTACGATTCTACATCAACAAGCAGAGCTCTGGGAAAACAACGGCTGAATCCAGGAGGTATCTTTTATACTTCGGTAACAGGAATCTGGCAAACTGTTTGGCTTGAGCCAGTATCAAATGCGCATATCGAAAACCTTAAAATGACACCGGAGATTAATGAAGAATATTTGGAATTAGTTGTTGAAGGTTCGGAACTTAACGGTGAAACTATCGAAACGATTGCCTATAAAGATGGAGAAGAGGTTGGTAGAGCTACTGGTGCTGTAGGTGAGGAAATTCAAATACCGGTTCCAGATCCTAGGTTATGGTCCACTACCGATCCATTCTTATATGATCTTAAAGTTAAATTAAAAGATGGTCAGAATACGATTGACGAAGTTTCAAGTTATTTTGGAATGAGGGAAATTTCGCTTGGTAAAGTGGACGGTACACTTCGTCCATTATTGAACGGCGAATTTGTTTTTCAAATGGGGCCGCTTGATCAGGGATACTGGCCTGCAGGACTCTATACTGCACCTACAGATGAAGCCTTAAAATTTGATATTGAGGCTGCTAAGGAACTAGGGTTTAACATGATTCGAAAGCATGCAAAAGTGGAACCACAGCGTTTTCACTATTGGGCGGACAAGTTGGGTATGCTCGTATGGCAGGATATGCCTAGCATGTTTGACAATAACCCTTCCGATGAAGATGCTGAACAATTTGAGCATGAATTTGATGAAATAATCAAAGAGCACTACAACTCGCCATCTCTAATCGTATGGACTGTTTTTAACGAAGGATGGGGACAGTACGATACAGAAAGAATTACGGAATGGGTAGAAGATACTGATCCTACACGTCTTGTTAATAATGCCAGTGGTTGGACAGATAAGGGAGTCGGGGACATGATAGATTTTCATTGTTATGTAGGACCATGTTCACCTACACCGACAGATGATAGGATTGCTGTTCTAGGTGAATACGGTGGACTTGGTTTGCATGTTCCTGGACACGAATGGAATTCAAATGTATTTAATTATGAAATGCAGGATAGTAAGGAACAGTTAACCAATCGTTATCTCGGGTTGATTGAACAGATAAAACAATACAAAGAAAATTCTGGCCTAAGTGCAGCAGTTTACACGCAAATTACTGATGTTGAGATAGAAATTAATGGTTTGCTAAGCTACGATCGTAAAGTGGAGAAGGTTGACTTTGACAAGCTGAGAAAAGCCCATAAAGAACTAATTGGTCAAGTAAATGTTAGCGACCTTCTTGAACTAATTAATCAAACCCAATCGTTACTGGATAATGCAGAAGCAGGTGAAGAACCGGGTCAATATCCACAGGATTCCATTGATGCATTAGCAGCTGCGATAACAAAAGCACAAGATGTAGCGAACAAAGACGATGCAACACAAAGTGAAATAAAAAATGCTATTCATGCGCTGAAAGACGCAGTATCTTTATTCAAGGACCAAATCAATCCACCGATTCCTGAAGGGGCTGAAGTAGATCATTTTAACAATGGCACTTTAGCTGAGGAATGGATGATTTACAATGAAACGGAAGAGAAAAAATGGAGTCTGACTGATGTTGCCGGTAAATTGCGGCTTCATACATCACAAGGAGATTCCTATCAGGAGCAGAATCAATTAAAGAATGTTTTCTTAAGGGGAGCTCCTTCCGAAGATTTTGAAATAACAACAAAGGTAACTGCTCCAATCAATCAAAATCATCAACAAGCAGGTCTGTTTGTTTGGGAAGACGAAGATAATTATGTGAGGTTTGGCCACGTCTGGGATACAATTGCAAATACAGGATATAGCTTAGAAACTGCAAAAGAAGAGGGCGGGCAATATTCCAAAGCGGAAAACATGGTCTCCCATCCAGGTAACGATACGATGTATTTAAAGATTAAGAAAGAAGGTAATCTATTTACTACGTATTATTGGGATGGAAGCGAATGGGTACAGGCAGCAGATTCGATTACGGCTTCACTTGACGATATTAAGATAGGATTCTATGCAACCTCTACTTTTGCTGATGACATCTATGCTGACTTTGACTACTTTACTATCAAATCACCAGAGGACGTAAGCATTGAATCGATACAGACTCTTATTAATGAGTATGAAAATGGAGGCGAAATTGAGCAGCCATTGGCTAAAAAACTAAGTAATAAACTAGATCAGGCTGAGCACCAATTAGATAAGGGCCACATAAATCAAGCTATTAAGAAGATGAATGGCTTCCTGAAGCATTTGAACAATAAAGCGATGGATAAATTTATAACAGATAACGCGAAGGAGAACCTTAATAAGGTGGCCAATAAATTAATAGATTCATGGAAATAG
- a CDS encoding family 43 glycosylhydrolase, translating to MKRVFGILTAIILLTGMFSATPDVHAADTTIEGHGLLGEFFNCERNPDNREDINVFNFDDFRGESTVENLNGDSFIGIFNELIGKPDYNTARFTGTIVPEYTEDYTFYMEGDDGFRLWINGELVIDFWEQKWEIEQSSAPISLEAGKHYDIKVEYLQGWGGSWLRMGWESASQEREIVPESALYLPLDHIISTQKDELSGEIGKIDYLMENFADKVNEGALNNLNTVKLTTQELLDTIDDKAISDREKADLLIDATENASIARSDFMKEMGVTSSSVHDKFNNPLYQGQDPFVTYKDGFYYFVSSSNLDSNNKIYVSKSRTLTDQGEKVMVFDSQGTQTRIFAPEIFFFDGKWYIYYCADLEDYDYRHMATVLESVTDDPQGEYVNKGALYTGEDGQYKQANDFTVLDYNGQLYAIWGTLGSGEPIGPAIAPMDNPYTITADRSIIGGGGEGPRILQRDGKVFIVVSEGDYQSNDYRLSYLMNKDGDILNKDSWTRTNDVFLSTDDVSGPARASFVKSADGTEDWMMYHSRVYKDTERNWWRQVNIKEFGWNEDGTPDFGEPVSPYEWQDLPSGDLGQGDMYQAEDAIHYGDITKDDSHANYQGTGYINLPNKSGAEASFVVNAEEKGDYIVGVRYAYGVQVDGESTSNPTTQLPARAKVNVYVNGAHVKTITPDKTAISWEEWFTASERLALKEGKNVISYRIDNDSIGNVNLDYLTMYKADVPNQIAPTVPATDLAMDSHAQVNVGKTLQLNATVEPANYTNKIIWTSDNPDVAVVNSAGMVTGKAAGTTTIKATIDGHEVSCELTVLNPVNVSSLEIMGEHGDSEIRTKGGTLQLSANVLPENATEKSVTWTIEEGGKYASISETGLVTAKGKGTVVVKAASVSNPDITDTFEVKIIGLDSVTVTVDESTLVRNQTIDLELNGKNNKNATVDLTKATVNYVSSNENVITVENGKIIAHNTGTAEVYADVTLNGYSVQSNKLKITVTTNIKSIQQLIDQYVDAGEIGHPLAKKLSNRLNQAEHQLVKGHINQAIKKMNDFLKHLNNDAMNKFITDKAKEILNKDADALIKSWE from the coding sequence GTGAAAAGAGTATTTGGAATACTTACAGCAATCATCCTCTTAACGGGCATGTTTAGTGCAACTCCAGATGTTCATGCTGCTGATACAACGATAGAGGGCCATGGATTGTTGGGTGAATTCTTTAATTGTGAAAGAAACCCTGATAACCGAGAAGATATTAATGTATTTAATTTTGACGATTTTCGTGGAGAAAGTACTGTAGAAAATTTAAATGGTGACTCTTTTATAGGCATTTTTAATGAATTAATAGGAAAACCTGATTATAATACTGCGCGTTTTACAGGGACCATCGTACCAGAATATACGGAGGATTATACCTTCTATATGGAAGGTGATGATGGGTTCAGGCTATGGATTAATGGAGAGTTAGTCATTGACTTTTGGGAGCAAAAGTGGGAAATCGAACAAAGTAGTGCTCCGATATCCTTAGAAGCTGGAAAACATTATGATATCAAGGTTGAATATTTGCAAGGATGGGGTGGTTCTTGGCTTCGTATGGGCTGGGAAAGTGCAAGCCAGGAAAGAGAAATTGTTCCAGAATCTGCACTATATTTACCGTTAGATCATATTATTTCAACTCAAAAGGATGAATTAAGTGGAGAAATCGGAAAGATAGATTACCTGATGGAAAACTTTGCCGATAAAGTAAATGAAGGTGCATTAAATAACTTAAATACAGTGAAACTAACCACGCAGGAATTGCTTGATACAATTGATGACAAAGCGATTAGTGATAGGGAAAAGGCAGACCTATTAATAGATGCTACTGAAAACGCATCTATCGCTCGTTCCGATTTTATGAAAGAAATGGGAGTCACAAGTTCGTCTGTACACGACAAATTTAACAACCCTTTATATCAAGGACAGGACCCATTTGTAACCTATAAAGACGGGTTTTATTACTTTGTATCCTCTAGTAACTTAGACTCTAACAATAAAATTTATGTGTCCAAATCCCGTACCTTGACAGACCAAGGTGAAAAGGTAATGGTATTTGATTCACAGGGAACACAGACCCGTATTTTTGCTCCAGAAATCTTCTTCTTTGATGGCAAATGGTATATTTATTACTGTGCCGACTTGGAAGATTATGATTACAGACATATGGCAACTGTATTGGAGTCTGTCACTGATGACCCACAAGGGGAATATGTGAATAAAGGTGCCTTATATACTGGTGAAGATGGTCAGTATAAACAAGCAAACGACTTTACGGTACTAGACTATAATGGACAATTATATGCTATTTGGGGTACTTTGGGATCCGGAGAACCAATTGGCCCGGCAATTGCTCCAATGGATAATCCTTATACGATTACAGCAGACCGCTCTATCATAGGTGGTGGTGGGGAAGGTCCTCGTATATTACAAAGAGATGGAAAAGTATTTATCGTAGTTTCCGAAGGTGATTATCAATCAAATGATTATCGTTTATCTTATTTAATGAATAAAGATGGGGACATTTTGAACAAGGATTCTTGGACCCGTACAAATGATGTTTTCCTTTCTACTGATGATGTATCAGGACCTGCCAGGGCAAGTTTTGTGAAATCGGCAGATGGTACAGAAGATTGGATGATGTACCATTCACGTGTGTATAAAGATACGGAACGAAACTGGTGGCGTCAAGTAAACATTAAGGAATTCGGTTGGAATGAAGATGGAACTCCTGATTTTGGCGAGCCCGTTTCTCCATATGAATGGCAAGACTTGCCTTCTGGCGATTTGGGACAAGGCGATATGTATCAAGCAGAAGATGCAATTCATTATGGCGATATTACAAAAGACGACAGCCATGCAAATTATCAAGGAACTGGTTATATTAACCTGCCTAACAAATCTGGCGCGGAAGCAAGTTTTGTAGTAAATGCGGAAGAAAAAGGTGATTATATTGTAGGTGTGAGATATGCCTATGGTGTACAAGTGGATGGAGAGTCGACAAGTAATCCCACGACACAATTACCTGCAAGAGCAAAAGTCAATGTATATGTAAATGGTGCACATGTGAAAACAATAACACCAGATAAAACAGCAATCAGCTGGGAGGAATGGTTTACCGCATCTGAACGTTTGGCCTTAAAAGAGGGTAAAAATGTAATCAGTTATCGTATCGATAATGACAGTATAGGTAATGTAAATTTAGACTACTTAACTATGTACAAAGCAGATGTACCAAATCAAATTGCTCCAACAGTACCTGCAACGGATTTGGCTATGGATTCACATGCACAGGTAAATGTAGGTAAAACATTGCAACTAAATGCAACAGTAGAGCCGGCAAATTATACAAATAAAATTATTTGGACTTCCGACAATCCAGATGTAGCAGTTGTAAATTCAGCAGGCATGGTAACCGGTAAAGCAGCAGGAACTACTACGATCAAAGCAACCATTGATGGTCATGAAGTATCCTGTGAACTGACAGTTCTAAATCCCGTTAATGTTAGTTCTCTCGAAATCATGGGTGAACATGGAGATTCGGAGATTAGAACTAAAGGTGGAACACTTCAATTATCAGCAAATGTTCTGCCGGAAAATGCAACTGAAAAGTCAGTAACATGGACAATTGAAGAAGGTGGTAAGTACGCAAGCATATCGGAAACGGGGCTAGTGACTGCAAAAGGAAAGGGAACTGTGGTCGTCAAAGCAGCATCTGTCAGTAATCCTGACATTACGGACACCTTTGAAGTGAAAATAATCGGGTTGGATTCCGTAACTGTTACTGTCGATGAATCAACATTAGTTAGAAACCAGACAATAGACCTAGAATTAAATGGAAAAAACAATAAGAATGCGACAGTTGATTTAACGAAAGCAACCGTTAATTATGTTAGCAGCAATGAGAATGTTATAACTGTTGAAAATGGAAAAATAATCGCACATAATACTGGAACAGCTGAAGTATATGCGGATGTAACGCTAAATGGTTATTCTGTTCAATCGAACAAGCTGAAAATAACCGTAACAACCAATATCAAATCCATACAACAGCTCATTGATCAATATGTGGATGCCGGGGAAATAGGTCATCCTCTGGCTAAAAAACTAAGCAATAGGCTAAATCAAGCTGAACACCAATTGGTAAAGGGCCACATAAATCAAGCTATTAAGAAAATGAACGATTTCTTGAAACACTTGAACAATGATGCGATGAATAAATTTATTACCGACAAGGCGAAGGAAATTCTTAATAAGGATGCTGATGCTTTAATTAAGTCTTGGGAATAG